A window from Micromonospora terminaliae encodes these proteins:
- a CDS encoding MFS transporter, with protein MLTTTFVTWLGQRTTAVALPLVALAETGSAWTTGLVGGAVGLPMLTSAWWARGLRQRLTTGPALAAVLAIQVLGLLVVPVGAAVGAVGPFHLAAAGLVTGAATTLSGPGQRALLADICAGGDAAARMLAWQDFAHRSTMILAPPLAGWAVTVGGPLRLLWAEAAGVALGAVLLLAVRGTAAPAAAEEAAAAPALRHVLARHPEVCRAVTMAGVGGLAWFAFTLGLAILGAETGRPGLLISAGMTGYGAGSLAGALVAPVLVPRLPPLATVAAGWILLGATFATLPAVTASLPLIAVLAAAGGLAMPLGIGAVNRLITTRTEGAERRAAFAVESLVHDGAVSIGLLGGGAVIGLAGAGPTLVVAGAAQIAVGLLAGPWLRPLPSRLRAADPAPGRAGRDRVAV; from the coding sequence ATGCTCACGACCACCTTCGTCACCTGGCTCGGCCAACGCACCACCGCCGTCGCGCTGCCCCTGGTCGCGCTCGCCGAGACCGGCTCGGCCTGGACCACCGGCCTGGTCGGCGGGGCGGTCGGGCTGCCCATGCTCACCTCCGCCTGGTGGGCGCGGGGGCTGCGGCAGCGGCTGACCACCGGCCCGGCCCTCGCGGCCGTCCTCGCGATCCAGGTGCTCGGCCTGCTCGTCGTCCCGGTCGGTGCCGCCGTCGGCGCCGTCGGCCCGTTCCACCTGGCCGCCGCCGGCCTCGTCACCGGCGCCGCCACCACGCTGAGCGGGCCGGGCCAGCGGGCCCTGCTCGCCGACATCTGCGCCGGTGGCGACGCCGCCGCCCGGATGCTGGCCTGGCAGGACTTCGCGCACCGCAGCACCATGATCCTCGCGCCGCCGCTGGCCGGCTGGGCGGTCACCGTCGGGGGGCCGCTCCGGCTGCTCTGGGCGGAGGCGGCCGGCGTCGCCCTCGGGGCCGTCCTGCTGCTCGCCGTCCGCGGCACCGCCGCACCCGCCGCCGCCGAGGAAGCGGCCGCCGCCCCCGCGCTCCGGCACGTGCTGGCCCGGCACCCCGAGGTGTGCCGCGCGGTCACCATGGCCGGCGTCGGGGGCCTCGCCTGGTTCGCCTTCACCCTCGGGCTGGCCATCCTGGGCGCCGAGACCGGCCGGCCCGGGCTGCTCATCTCGGCCGGCATGACCGGCTACGGCGCCGGCTCGCTCGCCGGAGCGCTGGTCGCCCCGGTGCTCGTACCCCGGCTGCCGCCACTGGCCACCGTGGCGGCCGGCTGGATCCTGCTGGGCGCGACCTTCGCGACGCTGCCCGCGGTCACCGCGTCGCTGCCGCTCATCGCGGTCCTGGCGGCCGCGGGCGGCCTCGCCATGCCGCTCGGCATCGGCGCGGTCAACCGCCTGATCACCACCCGCACCGAGGGCGCCGAACGGCGGGCCGCCTTCGCCGTGGAGAGCCTGGTGCACGACGGTGCCGTCTCGATCGGCCTGCTCGGTGGCGGCGCGGTGATCGGGCTGGCCGGCGCGGGCCCCACGCTGGTCGTCGCGGGGGCTGCCCAGATCGCCGTCGGGCTCCTCGCCGGACCCTGGCTGCGCCCGCTGCCCAGTCGGCTCCGCGCGGCCGATCCCGCTCCCGGCCGCGCGGGGCGGGACCGGGTGGCCGTCTGA
- a CDS encoding LysR family transcriptional regulator, with protein sequence MSSLPSVEDLRLVAALARHGSLGAAGRELRISQPAASNRLAALERRIGERLFDRDTTGARPTPAGRALVAEAVHVLGHLEAIFDRTRSAARGEVLSVGTFPSLAAWLFPALAALLRDATVHQVTDHGDRLVEWVGEGSLDAAFVTVANQMRLPATATATPVAGDRLALLTPPGVRVGSGRRPFAGLDVVAHSYDPSADALHRRLSALGARPTPAATGETAVRMGRLLGCPVVLPRGLALAYATPDEEVAPAPVPGRFTLFLVTRRPVPAVLAAVVGGLAARLGLEPAGGEP encoded by the coding sequence ATGAGCTCCCTACCGTCGGTCGAGGACCTGCGGCTCGTGGCGGCGCTGGCGCGGCACGGCTCCCTCGGCGCGGCGGGCCGCGAGCTGCGGATCAGCCAGCCCGCCGCGAGCAACCGGCTGGCGGCGCTGGAGCGGCGGATCGGCGAGCGGCTCTTCGACCGGGACACCACGGGCGCGCGGCCGACCCCGGCCGGGCGGGCGCTGGTGGCCGAGGCGGTCCACGTCCTGGGGCACCTGGAGGCGATCTTCGACCGGACCCGCTCGGCGGCGCGCGGCGAGGTGCTGAGCGTGGGCACCTTTCCGAGCCTGGCCGCGTGGCTGTTCCCCGCGCTGGCCGCCCTGCTGCGCGACGCGACCGTGCACCAGGTCACCGACCACGGTGACCGCCTCGTCGAGTGGGTCGGTGAGGGCTCGCTCGACGCCGCGTTCGTGACGGTCGCCAACCAGATGCGGCTGCCCGCCACGGCCACCGCCACACCCGTGGCCGGCGACCGGCTGGCCCTGCTCACCCCGCCCGGGGTACGCGTCGGGTCCGGGCGCCGGCCGTTCGCCGGCCTCGACGTGGTGGCGCACAGCTACGACCCGTCCGCCGACGCCCTGCACCGGCGGCTCTCCGCGCTGGGCGCCCGGCCGACACCGGCGGCCACGGGCGAGACGGCGGTGCGGATGGGGCGGCTGCTCGGCTGCCCGGTCGTGCTGCCGCGCGGGCTCGCACTCGCGTACGCGACCCCGGACGAGGAGGTGGCGCCGGCGCCGGTGCCGGGCCGCTTCACCCTGTTCCTGGTGACCCGGCGACCGGTCCCGGCTGTGCTGGCGGCGGTCGTGGGCGGGCTGGCCGCCCGGCTCGGGCTGGAGCCGGCGGGCGGGGAGCCCTAG
- a CDS encoding TfoX/Sxy family protein, which translates to MAYDEDLADRVRELVGRESGFTEQRMFGGLAMMVQGNMAVVVRGAGGLMVRVDPAESERLEAEPGAQATVMRGRPMRGWITVEPSAVAGDAELARWVGRGVGYAGTLPAK; encoded by the coding sequence ATGGCGTATGACGAGGACCTCGCGGACCGGGTCCGGGAGCTGGTCGGGCGTGAGTCCGGGTTCACCGAGCAGCGCATGTTCGGCGGCCTGGCGATGATGGTGCAGGGCAACATGGCGGTGGTCGTCCGCGGCGCCGGCGGGCTCATGGTCCGCGTCGACCCGGCCGAGTCCGAGCGGCTGGAGGCGGAGCCCGGCGCGCAGGCGACGGTGATGCGGGGGCGGCCGATGCGGGGATGGATCACGGTGGAGCCCTCGGCCGTCGCGGGTGACGCCGAGCTGGCCCGGTGGGTCGGTCGCGGCGTGGGCTACGCCGGCACCCTGCCGGCGAAGTAG
- a CDS encoding nucleotidyltransferase family protein: protein MIIAAGGGRRIGGPEALLHQGAKPLVRRMIDTMAEAGCVEVVVVLGAAADQVRQTTDLTAATVVVNRAWGTGVGSSIRAGLAALTDETIEAVVVVPVDMPGLTAAAVRRVAALPYPDVLVCATYDGLRGYPMLFGRRHWSGIATLASADVGARPYLLAHKDQIVDIACDSVADGSRIDSPELMALYGLSIPEQRVGV from the coding sequence ATGATCATCGCCGCTGGCGGGGGCCGCCGGATCGGCGGGCCCGAGGCGCTGCTGCACCAGGGGGCAAAGCCCCTGGTCCGCCGGATGATCGACACGATGGCCGAGGCGGGCTGCGTGGAGGTCGTCGTCGTGCTGGGCGCGGCGGCGGACCAGGTGCGCCAGACCACCGACCTGACCGCCGCCACCGTGGTGGTCAACCGGGCCTGGGGCACCGGGGTCGGCTCATCGATCCGGGCCGGCCTGGCCGCGCTGACCGACGAGACCATCGAGGCCGTGGTCGTGGTGCCCGTGGACATGCCCGGGCTCACCGCCGCGGCGGTCCGCCGGGTCGCCGCCCTGCCGTACCCGGACGTGCTGGTCTGCGCCACCTACGACGGGCTGCGCGGCTACCCGATGCTGTTCGGCCGCCGGCACTGGTCCGGCATCGCGACCCTGGCCAGCGCCGACGTCGGCGCCCGGCCGTACCTGCTCGCGCACAAGGACCAGATCGTCGACATCGCCTGCGACTCGGTGGCCGACGGCAGCCGGATCGACAGCCCGGAACTGATGGCCCTCTACGGCCTGAGCATCCCGGAGCAGCGCGTCGGTGTCTGA
- a CDS encoding bifunctional 3'-5' exonuclease/DNA polymerase, producing the protein MLVAVESDERGGGVLQPLDDAGRPAGPAEPVADLAAAVAAREAADRPRWVWAGGATLYPALLRAGVRLDRCHDVELTEALLLGHAGRWGEPRSLAAAWARLTGAPVPPDPAPRPPEPPGHGQGALFDAPSGPPGPGITALTRVYADQLARIARTEHPGRFRLLVAAESAGALIAAEMGAAGLPWRADVHDAILADLLGEASPVGGPPRRLAELAARIAEAFGVRQLHADSPAELLKAFARAGVELPNTRAWVLRGVEHPAVPLVLEYKELYRIWTAHGWAWRDAWVSGGRFHPEYVPGGVVSGRWATRGGGALQIPKVIRRAVVADPGWTFVVADAGQLEPRVLAAVSGDERLAAAGGAGDLYAALARDAFAGDRARAKVALLGAMYGQTGGAAVPALAVLKKNYPTAFGHVEAAARTGEAGGLVRSWLGRTCPPGTAGFGDADEPVADAEADPQSPRARAARSRGRFTRNFVIQATAAEWASTLLATLRTELAGTRAELVFFQHDEVIVHCPAEAAETVAAAVTGAGERATRLLFGETPVRFPLDLSVVDCYADAA; encoded by the coding sequence GTGCTGGTGGCGGTGGAGTCGGACGAGCGGGGCGGCGGAGTGCTGCAACCGCTCGACGATGCCGGGCGCCCGGCCGGCCCGGCCGAGCCGGTGGCCGACCTGGCCGCCGCGGTGGCCGCCCGGGAGGCCGCCGACCGCCCCCGCTGGGTGTGGGCCGGCGGTGCCACCCTCTACCCGGCGCTGCTGCGGGCCGGCGTCCGGCTCGACCGGTGCCACGACGTCGAGCTGACCGAGGCCCTGCTGCTGGGCCACGCCGGCCGCTGGGGCGAGCCGCGCTCGCTCGCCGCGGCCTGGGCCCGGCTCACCGGGGCGCCCGTCCCGCCGGACCCGGCGCCCCGCCCGCCGGAGCCGCCCGGCCACGGCCAGGGCGCGCTCTTCGACGCGCCGTCCGGCCCGCCCGGCCCGGGCATCACGGCGTTGACCCGGGTGTACGCGGACCAGCTCGCCCGGATCGCGCGCACCGAACACCCCGGCCGGTTCCGGCTGCTGGTGGCCGCCGAGTCGGCCGGCGCGCTCATCGCCGCCGAGATGGGCGCGGCCGGGCTGCCCTGGCGCGCCGACGTGCACGACGCCATCCTGGCCGACCTGCTCGGCGAGGCGTCCCCGGTCGGCGGGCCGCCCCGCCGGCTGGCCGAGCTGGCGGCCCGGATCGCCGAGGCGTTCGGCGTCCGCCAGCTGCACGCCGACTCCCCGGCCGAGCTGCTCAAGGCGTTCGCGCGGGCCGGCGTGGAGCTGCCGAACACCCGGGCCTGGGTGCTGCGCGGGGTGGAGCACCCGGCCGTGCCGCTCGTCCTGGAATACAAGGAGCTGTACCGGATCTGGACGGCCCACGGCTGGGCCTGGCGGGATGCCTGGGTCTCCGGCGGCCGGTTCCACCCGGAGTACGTGCCCGGCGGCGTGGTCTCCGGCCGGTGGGCCACCCGGGGCGGCGGCGCGTTGCAGATCCCGAAGGTGATCCGGCGCGCCGTGGTGGCCGACCCGGGCTGGACGTTCGTGGTGGCCGACGCGGGCCAGCTCGAACCACGGGTGCTGGCCGCGGTGTCCGGCGACGAGCGGCTCGCCGCGGCCGGCGGCGCCGGTGACCTCTACGCCGCGCTGGCCCGGGACGCCTTCGCCGGTGACCGGGCCCGGGCCAAGGTGGCCCTGCTCGGCGCCATGTACGGGCAGACCGGTGGCGCCGCCGTGCCCGCCCTCGCGGTGCTCAAGAAGAACTACCCGACGGCGTTCGGCCACGTCGAGGCGGCGGCCCGCACCGGCGAGGCGGGCGGCCTGGTCCGGTCGTGGCTGGGGCGCACCTGCCCGCCCGGGACGGCCGGCTTCGGCGACGCCGACGAGCCGGTGGCGGATGCCGAGGCCGATCCGCAGAGCCCGCGCGCCCGGGCGGCCCGCTCGCGCGGCCGGTTCACCCGCAACTTCGTCATCCAGGCCACCGCCGCCGAGTGGGCCTCCACGCTGCTGGCCACGCTCCGCACCGAGCTGGCCGGCACCCGCGCGGAGCTGGTCTTCTTCCAGCACGACGAGGTGATCGTGCACTGCCCGGCCGAGGCGGCCGAGACGGTGGCCGCGGCGGTCACCGGGGCGGGGGAGCGCGCCACCCGGCTGCTCTTCGGCGAGACACCGGTCCGCTTCCCGCTCGACCTGTCCGTCGTGGACTGCTACGCCGACGCGGCATAG
- a CDS encoding carbohydrate ABC transporter permease — protein sequence MSTATHGLDRAGQATTPPGTAPAGRDAHRPGWGSRIFNGFSHLFLLVWALMVLYPLLWVVMSALKSDSEVIQEPLSLIPDTLHFDNFARAWTAGHLGSFFLNTLLVLIGSVTLTMLLGSMAAYALARYEFRGNRLIYYMFLSGLTLPIYLAAVPLFKGVYNTGVSFPLLGPNKHVMLILVYVAWSLSFTIFFMHSFFRTLPDSIAEAAQVDGASHTRTFFSVMLPMAKPGLISIGIFNVLGQWNQWYLPTLLMQSVSGEPKHQVIAQGLIELSVNQGYKSDWSGLFAGVTMAMLPVLIVYIVFQRQVQSGLTAGVGK from the coding sequence ATGAGCACGGCGACGCACGGTCTCGACCGGGCCGGCCAGGCCACCACCCCGCCCGGCACCGCGCCCGCGGGCCGGGACGCGCACCGGCCCGGCTGGGGCTCCCGCATCTTCAACGGCTTCTCCCACCTGTTCCTGCTGGTGTGGGCCCTGATGGTCCTTTACCCGCTGCTGTGGGTGGTGATGTCGGCGCTCAAGAGCGACTCGGAGGTCATCCAGGAGCCGCTCTCGCTGATCCCCGACACGCTGCACTTCGACAACTTCGCCCGGGCCTGGACGGCGGGGCACCTCGGGTCGTTCTTCCTCAACACCCTCCTGGTGCTGATCGGCAGCGTCACGCTGACCATGCTGCTCGGCTCGATGGCCGCGTATGCCCTGGCGCGCTACGAGTTCCGCGGCAACCGGCTGATCTACTACATGTTCCTCTCCGGGCTCACCCTGCCGATCTACCTGGCTGCGGTGCCGCTGTTCAAGGGCGTCTACAACACCGGGGTCAGCTTCCCGCTGCTCGGCCCGAACAAGCACGTCATGCTGATCCTGGTCTACGTGGCCTGGTCGCTGTCCTTCACGATCTTCTTCATGCACTCGTTCTTCCGGACGCTGCCCGACTCGATCGCCGAGGCGGCCCAGGTCGACGGTGCGTCGCACACCAGGACGTTCTTCAGCGTGATGCTGCCGATGGCCAAGCCCGGCCTCATCAGCATCGGCATCTTCAACGTGCTCGGCCAGTGGAACCAGTGGTACCTGCCGACCCTGCTCATGCAGTCGGTCTCCGGTGAGCCGAAGCACCAGGTGATCGCCCAGGGGCTGATCGAGCTGTCGGTCAACCAGGGCTACAAGTCCGACTGGTCCGGCCTCTTCGCCGGGGTCACCATGGCGATGCTGCCGGTGCTGATCGTGTACATCGTGTTCCAGCGCCAGGTGCAGTCCGGCCTCACGGCCGGCGTCGGCAAGTAA
- a CDS encoding carbohydrate ABC transporter permease, producing MRHGVARFVTGFLALPVALYLFYVVWPFAQAAGYSLTDWGGYSDAQNFVGLDNYVRLLSDELIRKAFWHNVFFLVTVPLFTIALALFLAFLLNVGGREDRAGIRGVFGSALYKVIFFFPQVLSLVVIAVMWQQIYRTDQQGLINGLLIKIGLVDADNPIAFTADPEPFLGIPAVLWWLLLIAVWSGAGFYMVLFSAAMQSIPKDIYEAAILDGAGRFHTFFRVTLPLLRDTISVAWVYLGFIALDMYALVFVMTPSQGGPNHASEIFASVLNFTAFQKGQFGYACAMGVALAIFTILLAAVQLRITRRDRIEF from the coding sequence ATGCGGCACGGAGTCGCGCGTTTCGTCACGGGTTTCCTGGCCCTGCCCGTCGCGCTGTACCTGTTCTACGTGGTGTGGCCGTTCGCGCAGGCGGCGGGATACTCGCTGACCGACTGGGGTGGGTACTCGGATGCCCAGAACTTCGTCGGGCTGGACAACTACGTCCGGCTGCTCTCCGACGAGCTGATCAGGAAGGCGTTCTGGCACAACGTCTTCTTCCTGGTCACCGTGCCGCTGTTCACCATCGCGCTGGCCCTGTTCCTCGCGTTCCTGCTCAACGTGGGCGGACGCGAGGACAGGGCCGGCATCCGCGGGGTGTTCGGCTCCGCCCTCTACAAGGTCATCTTCTTCTTCCCGCAGGTGCTGTCGCTGGTGGTCATCGCCGTCATGTGGCAGCAGATCTACCGGACCGACCAGCAGGGCCTGATCAACGGCCTGCTCATCAAGATCGGGCTGGTCGACGCCGACAACCCGATCGCCTTCACGGCCGACCCGGAGCCGTTCCTCGGCATCCCCGCGGTGCTCTGGTGGCTGCTGCTCATCGCGGTGTGGAGCGGCGCCGGCTTCTACATGGTGCTGTTCTCCGCGGCGATGCAGTCGATCCCGAAGGACATCTACGAGGCGGCGATCCTCGACGGGGCGGGCCGCTTCCACACGTTCTTCCGGGTCACCCTGCCGCTGCTCCGGGACACCATCTCGGTCGCCTGGGTCTACCTGGGCTTCATCGCCCTGGACATGTACGCCCTGGTCTTCGTCATGACGCCGAGCCAGGGCGGGCCGAACCACGCCAGCGAGATCTTCGCGTCGGTGCTGAACTTCACCGCGTTCCAGAAGGGCCAGTTCGGCTACGCCTGCGCGATGGGTGTCGCGCTGGCCATCTTCACGATCCTGCTCGCCGCGGTGCAGCTGAGGATCACCCGTCGTGACCGTATCGAGTTCTGA
- the ngcE gene encoding N-acetylglucosamine/diacetylchitobiose ABC transporter substrate-binding protein, protein MSVTPENLGDLSRRTLLQRAAAAGLLAAPAMGLLSACAGSEPEKSDTGGAAKSKDNPFGVKDGSAVKVVIFNGGLGDQWAKEDKVIFSAKHPNVTVNMSSTQKIKTEEQPKMATQPSDLVMNSGADMMDRSTLINEGAIEPLDDLLTAPAWDSEGTVADSLLPGTVGDGTQNGKFYVVNVAYTVWGNWYNAALFKKEGWQAPTTWDEFFALAPKIKAKGMAPYVHDAVHGYYPRWALMASIWKTAGKQVVVDIDNLKEGAWKADGVLKALEPWEKLVKDKLLLPGKLDHTQSQQAWLDGKAAFIQVGTWLKNEMSATIPPGFELTLSDYWHNADDKAPKDVFAASGEGFVVPSKAPNKEAAKEFLRAILSKAGSAKFAELTKSLASTKGSGDNVQDTALSSANSLMKNGGSELISVKFQDFYADLDKESQNLSEELMAGRLTAQQFVDKMQAAADKVAKDSSIKKQTRTA, encoded by the coding sequence ATGTCGGTTACCCCCGAGAACCTCGGCGACCTCAGCCGCCGGACCCTGCTCCAGCGGGCGGCCGCGGCCGGCCTCCTCGCCGCACCGGCGATGGGCCTGCTCAGCGCCTGCGCGGGCAGCGAGCCGGAGAAGTCCGACACCGGCGGCGCGGCCAAGAGCAAGGACAACCCGTTCGGTGTCAAGGACGGCAGCGCCGTCAAGGTGGTCATCTTCAACGGCGGTCTGGGCGACCAGTGGGCCAAGGAAGACAAGGTCATCTTCAGCGCCAAGCACCCGAACGTCACGGTCAACATGTCGTCGACGCAGAAGATCAAGACCGAAGAGCAGCCGAAGATGGCGACGCAGCCGAGTGACCTGGTCATGAACTCGGGCGCCGACATGATGGACCGCAGCACCCTGATCAACGAGGGCGCGATCGAGCCGCTCGACGACCTGCTCACCGCGCCCGCCTGGGACAGCGAGGGCACGGTGGCGGACTCGCTGCTGCCGGGCACGGTCGGCGACGGCACCCAGAACGGCAAGTTCTACGTCGTGAACGTGGCGTACACGGTGTGGGGCAACTGGTACAACGCGGCGCTGTTCAAGAAGGAGGGCTGGCAGGCGCCGACCACCTGGGACGAGTTCTTCGCGCTGGCCCCGAAGATCAAGGCCAAGGGCATGGCGCCGTACGTGCACGACGCCGTGCACGGCTACTACCCGCGCTGGGCGCTCATGGCGAGCATCTGGAAGACCGCCGGCAAGCAGGTCGTCGTCGACATCGACAACCTGAAGGAGGGCGCCTGGAAGGCCGACGGCGTGCTCAAGGCGCTGGAGCCGTGGGAGAAGCTGGTCAAGGACAAGCTGCTCCTCCCGGGCAAGCTCGACCACACCCAGTCGCAGCAGGCCTGGCTCGACGGCAAGGCGGCGTTCATCCAGGTCGGTACCTGGCTGAAGAACGAGATGTCCGCGACCATCCCGCCGGGCTTCGAGCTGACCCTGTCCGACTACTGGCACAACGCCGACGACAAGGCGCCGAAGGACGTGTTCGCCGCCTCCGGCGAGGGCTTCGTCGTGCCGAGCAAGGCCCCGAACAAGGAGGCCGCGAAGGAGTTCCTGCGGGCCATCCTGTCCAAGGCCGGCTCGGCCAAGTTCGCCGAGCTGACCAAGTCGCTGGCCTCCACCAAGGGCTCCGGCGACAACGTGCAGGACACCGCTCTCTCCAGCGCCAACAGCCTCATGAAGAACGGCGGCAGCGAGCTGATCTCCGTCAAGTTCCAGGACTTCTACGCCGACCTGGACAAGGAGAGCCAGAACCTCTCCGAGGAGCTGATGGCCGGCCGGCTCACCGCGCAGCAGTTCGTCGACAAGATGCAGGCGGCCGCCGACAAGGTCGCCAAGGACTCGTCGATCAAGAAGCAGACCCGCACCGCCTGA
- a CDS encoding sugar isomerase domain-containing protein — MISAQGYADAVRPVLDRLVDTQAEAVDRAADVIAGGLRAGGVLQAFGAGHSEAFAAELVARAGGLVPTNRLSLHDLVLHGDAPRDVLADPKLERDPAVAHQLYALAAPQPEDVFVVASQSGINGSVVELATLVREHGHPLIAVTSVEHTARVAPRHPSGQRLADLADVVLDNGAPYGDALLPLEGGGAVCAVSSVTAALLAQLLTAEVVRRFHQAGEVPPIYLSANVPGGDEHNLALESRYAGRLRRTA, encoded by the coding sequence ATGATCAGTGCCCAGGGGTACGCGGACGCCGTCCGCCCGGTGCTGGACCGCCTGGTCGACACCCAGGCGGAGGCGGTCGACCGGGCGGCCGACGTGATCGCCGGCGGCCTGCGTGCCGGCGGGGTGCTCCAGGCGTTCGGCGCCGGCCACTCCGAGGCGTTCGCGGCCGAGCTGGTGGCCCGGGCCGGCGGTCTGGTCCCGACCAACCGACTCTCCCTGCACGACCTCGTGCTGCACGGCGACGCGCCCCGCGACGTGCTCGCCGACCCCAAGCTGGAACGCGACCCGGCCGTGGCGCACCAGCTCTACGCTCTGGCGGCGCCGCAGCCGGAGGACGTGTTCGTGGTCGCCTCCCAGTCCGGCATCAACGGCTCGGTGGTCGAGCTGGCGACGCTGGTCCGGGAGCACGGTCACCCCTTGATCGCGGTCACCTCGGTCGAGCACACCGCACGGGTCGCCCCGCGGCACCCGTCCGGCCAGCGGCTCGCCGACCTCGCCGACGTCGTGCTGGACAACGGCGCGCCGTACGGCGACGCACTGCTGCCGCTCGAGGGCGGCGGCGCGGTCTGTGCGGTCTCGTCGGTCACCGCGGCGCTGCTGGCGCAGCTGCTGACCGCCGAGGTCGTACGACGGTTCCACCAGGCCGGGGAGGTACCCCCTATCTACCTCTCCGCCAACGTCCCCGGTGGGGACGAGCACAACCTCGCCCTCGAGTCGCGGTACGCCGGGCGCCTCCGGCGGACCGCCTGA
- a CDS encoding MurR/RpiR family transcriptional regulator — protein sequence MVDHEVDTPAGTAVVDADAVDRRGAVTVSSDGVLARVRAGAGELTGALRRVAEHVLSDPEAAARATIVELAERSGTSPATITRFCRAMGFEGYADLRLGIAAETGRARSAGWTVDIGREIQPSDPLSRVLDQIMAADTRAMHDTAALLDLTEVERAAVAIAGASRVNIFGASGSALVGEEMQFSLHRIGVAAWAWSDVHEGLASAALLGVGDVALGISHTGQTRETIEMLAEAGSRGATTVALTGFPRSPLAELADIVLVTASQATTFRPDALSARHPQLVVLDLLYIAVAQRTHDRAHAAFRRTAQAVDGHKAEKGATS from the coding sequence ATGGTTGATCACGAGGTGGACACCCCCGCGGGGACCGCGGTGGTCGACGCCGACGCGGTCGACCGGCGGGGTGCGGTGACCGTCTCCTCCGACGGCGTGCTGGCCCGGGTCCGGGCCGGGGCGGGGGAGCTGACGGGGGCGTTGCGCCGGGTCGCCGAGCACGTGCTCAGTGACCCGGAGGCGGCGGCCCGGGCCACCATCGTCGAGTTGGCCGAGCGTAGCGGCACCTCGCCGGCGACCATCACCCGGTTCTGCCGGGCCATGGGCTTCGAGGGCTACGCCGACCTGCGGCTCGGTATCGCGGCGGAGACCGGCCGGGCGCGTTCGGCCGGCTGGACCGTCGACATCGGCCGGGAGATTCAGCCCAGCGACCCGCTGTCCCGGGTGCTCGACCAGATCATGGCCGCCGACACGCGGGCCATGCACGACACCGCCGCGCTGCTCGACCTCACCGAGGTGGAGCGGGCCGCGGTGGCGATCGCCGGGGCGAGCCGGGTGAACATCTTCGGCGCCAGCGGCAGCGCCCTGGTCGGTGAGGAGATGCAGTTCAGCCTGCACCGCATCGGGGTGGCCGCCTGGGCCTGGAGCGACGTGCACGAGGGGCTCGCCAGCGCCGCGCTGCTCGGCGTCGGCGACGTCGCGCTCGGCATCTCGCACACCGGGCAGACCCGGGAGACCATCGAGATGCTCGCGGAGGCGGGCAGCCGCGGCGCCACCACGGTCGCGCTGACCGGCTTCCCCCGCTCGCCGCTGGCCGAGCTGGCCGACATCGTGCTGGTCACCGCCAGCCAGGCCACCACCTTCCGGCCCGACGCGCTCTCCGCGCGGCATCCCCAGCTCGTCGTGCTCGACCTGCTCTACATCGCGGTGGCGCAGCGCACCCACGACCGCGCCCACGCGGCCTTCCGGCGCACCGCCCAGGCCGTCGACGGGCACAAGGCCGAGAAGGGGGCCACCTCATGA